A single window of Stigmatopora nigra isolate UIUO_SnigA chromosome 22, RoL_Snig_1.1, whole genome shotgun sequence DNA harbors:
- the LOC144215395 gene encoding tenascin-like isoform X3: protein MGMKGLILCCVLLSMVLKPSASGLVKKVIRHRREALIPKKNQENLTLPNPDQPVVFNHVYNINVPSTSLCSVDLDSPGGTVPNHNNGALDMRNTEHMEHTVDGDNQIVFTHRINIPKQACGCNNQAPDLKEILNRLEMLETELSSLREQCGSGAGCCGSQVTGEVATKPYCNGRGNWSADTCSCVCEPGWKGSNCTDPECTNDCQDQGRCVDGKCECFEGFTGHDCGIELCLPDCGDYGHCVEGTCLCEDGFFGEECSQTNCLNNCLGRGRCIDDDCVCDEPWTGYDCSELICPNDCYDRGRCVNGTCFCEEGFTGEDCGEVTCPGQCNNRGMCVKGMCVCQSGYIGEDCSKLTCPQNCNQRGHCFNGKCICDPGFEGEDCSVLSCPENCSNKGQCVNGECMCDEGYQGEDCSELTCPNNCLDRGRCVNGQCICDKGFTGEDCSIKTCPKDCLGRGECVDGKCVCFVGFTGKGCGELTCPNDCLGRGHCVNGQCVCHKGFTGEDCSEKTCPKNCLDRGYCNDGLCVCYEGFTGIDCAIITCPGDCQNQGLCDNGVCICNEGFVGEDCSAVSPPKDLTVEEVTPETVDLSWNNEMRVTEYLITYVPTSPGGLELDVRVPGDQKKATVRELEPGIEYLISVYAILNNKKSIPVTARVATHLPEPEGLKFKAVRETSVEVQWDPLDIPFDGWNLIFRNTKEEDGEILSSLGRPDTTFEQSGLGPGQEYEVKLEVVKNKKRGPPASKNVVTRIDAPLQVNIRDVTDTTALVTWFQPVANVDGISISFGPSSSPADRSMVELSSTDTQYHLGGLMPDTQYEVSLTARRGDRSSVPVYESFLTDLDAPRELEKLELTDESITLEWKNSQAKVENYRIKYGPLSGGEHRELLFPAGPKDTTHAKIIGLRPGTEYGMGVTAVKDERESLPTTTNAVTALDAPKDLTVIEVTETTMMMEWRRPLAKLDSYRLVYVSADGQRAEEVVPGVSESYTLRGLTAGMLYTISITAERGRRTSAATTISAPTDLGPPKGIRFSDVTDSSATVHWVMPRARVDNYRVTYVPAHGGNAKSLTVDGSSSQIVLPNLIPGVTYEVTVIALKAQRESEPGSDSVTTALDKPRGLTAVNITDSEALLLWQPAIATVDGYVITYSADSVAPVMERVSGNVVEFVMTTLVPATRYTVKVYAIRDLAKSAVTTTEFVTDVDAPHDLAASNIQTESGLLTWKPPRADITGYILSFESTDGVIREVVLSPNAVSYNMVQLSASTEYSVRLQAIAGPKRSRVISTAFTTTGVLYKYPRDCSQALLNGDTTSGLYTIYLAGDESQPIQVYCDMTTDGGGWIIFLKRQSGRLEFFRNWKNYTAGFGDMNDEFWLGLSNLHKLTAGGQYELRVDLRDKGETAYAHYDKFSVSEPRTRYKVHVGGYSGTAGDSMTYHHGRPFSTFDHDNDIAVTNCALSYKGAFWYKNCHRVNLMGRYGDNSHSKGVNWFHWKGHEHSIEFAEMKIRPSNFRNLEGRRKRS from the exons GCACACGGTGGATGGTGACAATCAGATCGTCTTCACCCACCGGATAAATATCCCTAAGCAGGCGTGTGGCTGCAACAACCAGGCACCTGATCTAAAAGAAATCCTAAACAGACTGGAGATGTTGGAGACGGAACTTTCCAGTCTGAGAGAGCAATGTGGCAGTGGGGCAGGTTGCTGTGGATCTCAAGTTACGG gagAAGTCGCCACCAAACCCTATTGTAATGGCCGTGGAAACTGGAGCGCTGACACCTGCAGCTGTGTATGTGAGCCAGGGTGGAAAGGTTCCAACTGCACAGATCCCGAATGTACCAATGACTGCCAAGACCAGGGCCGCTGTGTGGATGGGAAATGTGAATGCTTCGAAGGCTTCACCGGTCATGACTGTGGCATTGAGCTATGCCTCCCGGACTGTGGTGATTACGGTCATTGTGTTGAAGGAACTTGCCTCTGCGAGGACGGCTTCTTTGGCGAGGAATGCTCCCAGACAAACTGCCTCAACAACTGTCTGGGTCGTGGACGTTGCATCGATGACGATTGCGTCTGCGATGAGCCGTGGACGGGCTATGACTGCTCCGAGCTTATCTGTCCAAACGACTGCTATGACCGTGGACGCTGTGTCAACGGCACTTGCTTCTGTGAGGAGGGTTTCACTGGAGAAGACTGCGGTGAAGTCACTTGTCCAGGACAATGTAACAACCGTGGCATGTGTGTGaagggaatgtgtgtgtgtcagagcGGCTATATTGGCGAAGATTGCTCCAAGCTCACTTGTCCGCAAAACTGCAATCAGCGAGGCCATTGCTTCAACGGCAAATGCATCTGTGACCCAGGATTTGAGGGTGAAGATTGTTCTGTTCTATCATGCCCTGAAAATTGCAGCAACAAAGGCCAGTGTGTAAATGGAGAGTGTATGTGTGATGAAGGATACCAAGGAGAGGACTGCAGCGAGCTTACCTGCCCCAACAACTGCCTAGATCGTGGGCGTTGTGTTAACGGTCAGTGTATATGCGATAAAGGATTCACTGGGGAGGACTGCAGCATCAAGACCTGTCCTAAAGACTGCTTGGGCCGTGGGGAGTGTGTGGATGGCAAGTGTGTGTGCTTCGTTGGTTTCACTGGCAAAGGCTGCGGTGAGCTAACATGCCCCAATGACTGTCTGGGCCGTGGCCACTGTGTGAATGGCCAATGTGTTTGTCACAAGGGTTTCACTGGTGAGGACTGCAGTGAGAAGACATGTCCTAAAAACTGTTTGGACAGAGGATATTGCAATGATGGCCTCTGCGTATGCTATGAAGGCTTCACTGGGATTGATTGTGCCATCATAACCTGCCCTGGAGACTGCCAGAACCAGGGACTATGTGATAATGGTGTTTGTATCTGCAATGAAGGTTTCGTTGGGGAGGACTGCTCAGCAG TTTCCCCACCAAAGGACCTAACTGTTGAAGAGGTCACACCTGAGACGGTGGATTTGTCTTGGAATAATGAGATGCGTGTGACAGAATACCTCATCACCTACGTTCCTACCTCCCCTGGAGGTTTGGAGCTTGATGTGCGGGTTCCGGGGGACCAGAAGAAAGCCACAGTTAGAGAGCTTGAACCAGGCATTGAGTATCTGATCAGCGTTTATGCTATTCTCAACAACAAGAAAAGCATTCCTGTTACCGCGAGGGTGGCAACAC ACCTTCCTGAGCCTGAGGGACTGAAATTCAAAGCAGTGCGCGAGACATCCGTGGAAGTACAATGGGACCCTCTGGATATCCCCTTTGATGGCTGGAACCTCATCTTCAGAAACACT AAAGAGGAAGACGGCGAAATTTTGAGCTCCCTCGGCCGTCCAGACACAACCTTTGAACAGTCTGGCTTGGGCCCAGGCCAAGAATATGAAGTGAAACTGGAAGTTGTTAAAAATAAGAAGCGCGGACCACCTGCCTCCAAGAATGTTGTCACAA GGATAGACGCACCACTCCAAGTGAACATCCGTGACGTGACGGACACAACAGCGTTGGTGACGTGGTTCCAGCCTGTGGCCAATGTGGATGGGATCAGCATCTCTTTTGGGCCTAGTTCCAGCCCTGCTGATCGCAGCATGGTTGAGCTTTCCTCCACAGACACTCAATACCACCTCGGAGGACTCATGCCAGACACCCAGTATGAAGTGTCTCTGACAGCCCGGCGGGGAGACCGGTCTAGTGTCCCTGTCTATGAATCATTCCTCACAG ACTTGGATGCCCCCAGGGAACTTGAGAAGTTGGAGCTGACTGATGAAAGCATCACTCTTGAGTGGAAAAATAGTCAAGCGAAGGTGGAAAACTACCGCATCAAGTATGGACCTCTCTCTGGAGGTGAACACAGGGAACTGCTCTTCCCAGCCGGACCCAAAGACACAACTCACGCCAAGATCATTG GTCTGAGACCAGGCACAGAGTATGGAATGGGAGTGACAGCAGTAAAAGATGAACGGGAGAGTCTGCCCACGACCACCAATGCTGTGACCG CACTGGATGCTCCAAAGGACCTAACTGTTATTGAGGTGACAGAAACAACAATGATGATGGAGTGGAGACGCCCACTGGCCAAGCTGGACTCCTACCGACTTGTCTATGTTTCCGCTGATGGTCAAAGAGCAGAGGAGGTGGTTCCTGGAGTTTCTGAGTCTTACACATTGAGAGGCCTGACAGCAGGCATGCTCTATACCATCAGCATCACCGCCGAGAGGGGCCGCAGGACAAGTGCAGCAACCACCATCTCGGCACCGACAG ATCTGGGTCCACCCAAAGGCATACGTTTCTCTGATGTCACTGATTCATCTGCTACTGTCCACTGGGTTATGCCAAGAGCCCGTGTGGACAACTACAGGGTCACATATGTGCCTGCTCATGGAG GAAATGCCAAGTCTCTGACTGTGGATGGATCAAGCTCACAGATTGTACTACCCAACTTGATACCGGGTGTTACCTACGAGGTTACTGTCATTGCACTCAAGGCGCAGAGGGAGAGCGAGCCTGGTTCTGACAGCGTTACTACTG CTTTAGATAAACCACGTGGTCTGACTGCAGTGAATATTACAGACAGTGAAGCTCTACTTCTCTGGCAGCCCGCTATCGCTACTGTAGATGGCTACGTTATCACGTACAGTGCAGACTCAG TGGCTCCAGTGATGGAGCGCGTGTCAGGAAATGTGGTAGAGTTTGTGATGACCACACTGGTGCCAGCAACTCGATATACTGTAAAGGTTTATGCCATTAGGGATTTGGCCAAAAGCGCAGTAACAACAACTGAATTTGTCAcgg ATGTGGATGCACCTCATGACTTGGCAGCCAGCAACATCCAGACAGAGTCAGGATTACTAACCTGGAAGCCACCACGTGCTGATATTACTGGGTACATTCTCAGTTTTGAGTCTACTGATGGCGTCATTCGG GAAGTGGTTCTCAGTCCCAATGCAGTTTCCTACAATATGGTTCAGCTCAGTGCTTCAACAGAATACTCAGTTAGGCTGCAGGCCATAGCCGGGCCAAAGAGAAGCAGAGTTATCAGCACTGCCTTCACCACAA CTGGTGTACTCTACAAATACCCCAGGGATTGCTCCCAGGCATTGCTAAATGGTGATACCACATCTGGTCTGTACACCATCTATCTGGCTGGAGATGAGAGCCAACCTATTCAGGTTTACTGTGACATGACCACTGATGGAGGCGGATGGATT ATTTTCCTTAAACGCCAAAGTGGAAGGCTAGAATTTTTCCGAAACTGGAAGAATTACACAGCTGGCTTTGGGGACATGAATGATGAATTCTGGCTGG gTTTGTCCAACCTACATAAACTCACAGCTGGGGGTCAGTATGAGCTGCGGGTGGACCTTAGAGACAAAGGAGAAACAGCCTATGCTCATTACGACAAGTTTTCTGTCTCTGAACCCAGGACGCGCTACAAAGTCCATGTGGGTGGATACAGTGGAACGGCAG GTGACTCAATGACATATCACCATGGTCGTCCATTCTCCACTTTCGACCATGACAATGACATCGCCGTTACCAACTGTGCTCTTTCATACAAGGGCGCTTTCTGGTATAAAAACTGTCACCGTGTCAATCTCATGGGAAGATATGGTGATAACAGTCACAGCAAG GGCGTCAATTGGTTCCACTGGAAGGGCCATGAGCACTCCATTGAGTTTGCAGAGATGAAAATCAGGCCATCCAACTTCAGAAACCTAGAAGGACGGAGGAAACGCTCTTAA